One Microbacterium esteraromaticum genomic window carries:
- the dnaN gene encoding DNA polymerase III subunit beta — translation MRFQVNRDVFSEAVSFVVKLLPQRNPQPILAGVLIEASGEGLTLSAFDYEASARTTIEATVDDPGTILVHGRLLSDIASRLPNAPIEIAVEEDGGVAVTCGSARFTLAAMPVEEYPSIPEVTGSTGVVPAEDFATAIAQVAFAASRDDVTPVLTGVQLEVADHNLSLVATDRYRVSLRDVPWDGEVAEQSALVPARTLTEVGKTFAHAGNIEVAFSGAGDREIIAFTAGNKTVTSLLIKGNFPPVRRLFPEQTDHYAVVNTAELIEAVRRVALVLDRSAPLRFTFGADGVTMDASGSEQARASESVDAHLNGGDDVTLGLNPQYLLEALGAVKSEFTRVTFTSSDNANKLSPVLITSQTSVDQAGLDSFKYLLQPNLLLR, via the coding sequence GTGAGGTTCCAGGTCAACCGCGATGTGTTCAGCGAGGCTGTGTCCTTCGTCGTCAAGCTGCTTCCGCAGCGCAATCCGCAGCCGATCCTCGCGGGTGTGCTCATCGAGGCATCCGGTGAGGGCCTCACCCTCTCCGCCTTCGACTACGAGGCATCCGCCCGCACCACGATCGAGGCGACCGTCGATGATCCGGGCACGATCCTCGTCCACGGGCGACTGCTGTCCGACATCGCCAGCCGGCTGCCGAACGCGCCGATCGAGATCGCGGTCGAGGAGGACGGCGGCGTCGCGGTCACCTGCGGTTCGGCACGCTTCACCCTCGCGGCCATGCCTGTCGAGGAATATCCCTCGATCCCCGAGGTCACCGGCTCGACCGGCGTCGTGCCGGCCGAGGACTTCGCCACGGCGATCGCCCAGGTCGCCTTCGCGGCATCGCGCGACGACGTCACCCCTGTGCTCACGGGCGTGCAGCTCGAGGTCGCCGATCACAACCTGAGTCTCGTCGCCACCGACCGCTACCGAGTCTCGCTGCGCGACGTGCCGTGGGACGGCGAGGTCGCCGAGCAGTCCGCACTCGTCCCCGCGCGCACCCTGACCGAGGTCGGCAAGACCTTCGCCCACGCGGGCAATATCGAGGTCGCGTTCTCGGGCGCCGGCGACCGCGAGATCATCGCCTTCACCGCGGGCAACAAGACGGTCACGTCTCTGCTGATCAAAGGCAACTTCCCGCCTGTGCGCCGGCTGTTCCCCGAGCAGACCGACCACTACGCGGTCGTCAACACCGCGGAGCTCATCGAGGCCGTCCGCCGCGTCGCCCTCGTGCTCGACCGCTCGGCACCGCTTCGGTTCACCTTCGGCGCCGACGGCGTGACGATGGATGCATCGGGCAGCGAGCAGGCACGGGCATCCGAGTCGGTCGATGCGCACCTCAACGGCGGCGACGATGTGACCCTCGGCCTCAACCCCCAGTACCTGCTCGAGGCGCTCGGTGCGGTCAAGAGCGAGTTCACCCGCGTGACCTTCACCTCGAGCGACAACGCCAACAAGCTGAGCCCCGTGCTGATCACCAGCCAGACCTCGGTCGATCAGGCCGGCCTCGACTCGTTCAAGTACCTGCTGCAGCCGAACCTCCTGCTGCGGTGA
- a CDS encoding DUF721 domain-containing protein, whose protein sequence is MPDPQPPETVATYLRLRGLKPSAKNWKRKKRIEADDDNAPFTKGRDPGTLGDVLAKLTKDSGWEKTLAAEDLVRQWAELAGADTAKHSEPVSLERGVLTVKCDSTAWAKNLQFMRAVIMTEIGNRYPDAGVQNLRFIGPDVPSWKWGPRVVPGRGPRDTYG, encoded by the coding sequence ATGCCTGATCCGCAGCCGCCTGAGACGGTCGCGACGTACCTGCGCCTGCGAGGGCTGAAGCCGAGCGCGAAGAACTGGAAGCGCAAGAAGCGCATCGAGGCCGACGACGACAACGCTCCGTTCACCAAGGGGCGCGATCCCGGCACTCTCGGAGACGTGCTCGCCAAGCTCACGAAGGACTCGGGCTGGGAGAAGACTCTCGCCGCCGAGGATCTCGTGCGGCAGTGGGCCGAGCTCGCCGGGGCCGACACCGCGAAGCACTCCGAGCCCGTGTCGCTCGAGCGCGGGGTGCTCACGGTGAAGTGCGACTCGACGGCCTGGGCGAAGAACCTGCAGTTCATGCGGGCGGTGATCATGACCGAGATCGGCAACCGCTATCCGGATGCCGGAGTGCAGAACCTGCGCTTCATCGGACCGGACGTGCCGTCGTGGAAGTGGGGTCCGCGGGTCGTGCCGGGACGGGGTCCACGAGACACCTACGGGTAG
- a CDS encoding LuxR C-terminal-related transcriptional regulator, whose translation MRILICEDSVLLREGLVRLLDDAGHEVVAALPDTTGLMDAVTAAAPDLAILDVRLPPTFTDEGIRAALAIRGAQPSLPILVLSQYVEERYASDLIAAQSGQTQGGALGYLLKDRVADVAEFVESVERIAAGGTVLDPEVVAQLLTRRNRDERMLRLTERERTVLALIAEGKSNSTIAGMLFLSEASVEKHITAIFQKLGLEPEDGNRRVLAALAHIENSGTADAGRNDQGGLR comes from the coding sequence ATGCGCATCCTGATCTGCGAGGACTCGGTCCTTCTGCGAGAGGGACTCGTGCGCCTCCTCGACGACGCAGGCCACGAGGTGGTCGCGGCCCTCCCCGATACGACGGGGCTGATGGACGCCGTCACGGCAGCCGCCCCCGATCTTGCGATCCTCGACGTGCGCCTGCCGCCGACGTTCACCGATGAGGGCATCCGCGCGGCGCTCGCCATCCGCGGGGCTCAGCCCTCACTGCCCATCCTCGTGCTCTCCCAGTACGTCGAGGAGCGCTATGCCAGCGATCTGATCGCCGCTCAGTCCGGTCAGACCCAGGGCGGCGCGCTCGGCTACCTGCTCAAGGACCGCGTGGCCGACGTCGCCGAGTTCGTCGAGTCGGTCGAGCGGATCGCCGCGGGAGGCACCGTGCTCGATCCCGAGGTGGTGGCGCAGCTGCTCACCCGTCGCAATCGCGACGAGCGGATGCTGCGGCTGACCGAGCGCGAGCGCACGGTGCTCGCGCTGATCGCCGAGGGCAAGTCGAACAGCACGATCGCGGGAATGCTCTTCCTCAGCGAGGCCAGCGTCGAGAAGCACATCACCGCGATCTTCCAGAAGCTCGGGCTCGAACCCGAGGACGGCAACAGGCGGGTGCTGGCCGCACTCGCCCACATCGAGAACTCCGGCACGGCAGACGCCGGCCGCAACGACCAGGGAGGGCTGCGATGA
- the gyrA gene encoding DNA gyrase subunit A → MTDEERPDINEGHEHGRINQVDLQSEMQRSYLDYAMAVIVGRALPDVRDGLKPVHRRVLYGMYDGGFRPDKSFSKCARVVGEVMGQYHPHGDTAIYDTLVRLVQPWSLRYPLALGQGNFGSPGNMGAAAPRYTETKMAPLALEMVRDIEEDTVDFSPNYDGQTQEPDVLPARFPNLLVNGSIGIAVGMATNIPPHNLREVSAAALWALENPSLPREELLEGLIQRVPGPDFPTGAQILGTKGIHEAYRTGRGSITMRAIVEVEEIQGRTCLVITELPYQVNPDNLAVKIGDLARDGKITGIADIRDESSDRTGQRLVVVLKRDAVAKVVLNNLYKHTQLQENFGANMLAIVDGVPRTLGLDGFITHWLDHQLDVIVRRTTYRLRKAEERMHILKGYLKALDALDEVIALIRRSPTVEEAREGLKVLLDIDNDQADAILQMQLRRLAALERQKIIDEATELEAKIADYKDIIATESRQRDIVRTELTEIVDRFGDERRTHILHGYDGDMSMEDLIPVEEMVVTVTREGYIKRTRSDNYRSQHRGGKGVKGAQLRADDLVEHFFVTTTHHWLLFFTDKGRVYRTKTYEVPEAGRDAKGQHVANLLALQPDEKIAQVLAISDYQAKDYLVLATRSGLVKKTRLGDYDTNRQGGVIAIRLRETDELVSAKLVNSDDDILLISAKGMSVRFHATDEALRPMGRATEGVRGMKFKDDEDCLLSASIVSDDSFVFTVTDGGYAKRTDASEYKVQKRGGTGIKVAKLSDERGVLAGGLIVSEDDEVLVVLSSGKVVRSAVAEVPAKGRDTMGVVFARMSGDDRILAVARNSERGIDEEDESEAETSDPQNPTAQPPAAEIPEA, encoded by the coding sequence ATGACTGACGAAGAACGCCCCGACATCAACGAGGGTCACGAGCACGGCCGCATCAACCAGGTCGATCTGCAGTCCGAGATGCAGCGCTCGTACCTCGACTACGCGATGGCCGTCATCGTCGGCCGCGCGCTGCCCGATGTGCGCGACGGCCTGAAGCCCGTGCACCGCCGTGTGCTGTACGGCATGTACGACGGCGGCTTCCGCCCCGACAAGTCGTTCTCGAAGTGCGCCCGCGTGGTCGGCGAGGTGATGGGTCAGTACCACCCGCATGGTGACACCGCCATCTATGACACCCTCGTGCGGCTCGTGCAGCCGTGGTCGCTGCGCTACCCGCTCGCGCTCGGACAGGGCAACTTCGGCTCGCCGGGAAACATGGGCGCCGCGGCCCCCCGCTACACCGAGACGAAGATGGCCCCGCTCGCGCTCGAGATGGTGCGCGACATCGAAGAGGACACGGTCGACTTCTCGCCGAACTACGACGGTCAGACTCAGGAGCCCGATGTCCTGCCGGCGCGGTTCCCGAACCTGCTCGTCAACGGCTCGATCGGCATCGCGGTCGGCATGGCGACCAACATCCCGCCGCACAACTTGCGCGAGGTGTCGGCCGCTGCGCTCTGGGCCCTCGAGAACCCCAGCCTCCCCCGCGAGGAGCTGCTCGAGGGGCTCATCCAGCGCGTACCGGGCCCTGACTTCCCGACAGGCGCGCAGATCCTCGGCACCAAGGGCATCCACGAGGCGTACCGCACCGGCCGCGGATCGATCACGATGCGCGCGATCGTCGAGGTCGAAGAGATCCAGGGCCGCACCTGCCTCGTGATCACCGAGCTGCCCTACCAGGTCAACCCCGACAACCTCGCGGTGAAGATCGGCGACCTGGCCCGCGACGGCAAGATCACCGGCATCGCCGACATCCGCGACGAGTCCTCCGACCGAACCGGTCAGCGCCTCGTCGTCGTGCTCAAGCGCGACGCGGTCGCCAAGGTCGTGCTGAACAACCTGTACAAGCACACACAGCTGCAGGAGAACTTCGGCGCGAACATGCTCGCGATCGTCGACGGCGTGCCTCGCACGCTCGGACTCGACGGATTCATCACGCACTGGCTCGACCACCAGCTCGACGTCATCGTGCGCCGCACGACCTACCGCCTGCGCAAGGCGGAAGAGCGGATGCACATCCTGAAGGGCTATCTGAAGGCGCTCGACGCGCTCGACGAGGTCATCGCCCTGATCCGTCGTTCGCCGACGGTCGAGGAGGCGCGCGAGGGACTCAAGGTTCTGCTCGACATCGACAACGACCAAGCCGATGCGATCCTGCAGATGCAGCTGCGCCGCCTCGCGGCGCTCGAGCGGCAGAAGATCATCGACGAGGCGACCGAGCTCGAGGCGAAGATCGCCGACTACAAGGACATCATCGCCACCGAGTCGCGTCAGCGCGACATCGTGCGCACCGAGCTCACCGAGATCGTCGACCGGTTCGGCGACGAGCGCCGCACGCACATCCTGCACGGCTACGACGGCGACATGTCGATGGAGGACCTCATCCCCGTCGAGGAGATGGTCGTCACCGTCACCCGCGAGGGATACATCAAGCGCACCCGCAGCGACAACTACCGCTCGCAGCACCGAGGCGGCAAGGGAGTGAAGGGCGCACAGCTGCGCGCCGACGACCTCGTCGAGCACTTCTTCGTCACCACGACGCACCACTGGCTGCTCTTCTTCACCGACAAGGGCCGCGTCTACCGCACCAAGACCTACGAGGTGCCGGAAGCGGGACGGGATGCCAAGGGACAGCACGTCGCCAATCTTCTCGCCCTGCAGCCCGACGAGAAGATCGCCCAGGTGCTCGCCATCAGCGATTACCAGGCGAAGGACTACCTGGTGCTCGCCACGCGCAGCGGCCTGGTGAAGAAGACCCGCCTCGGCGACTACGACACCAACCGCCAGGGCGGTGTCATCGCCATCCGCCTGCGCGAGACCGACGAGCTGGTCAGTGCGAAGCTGGTCAACTCCGACGACGACATCCTTCTCATCAGTGCGAAGGGCATGTCGGTGCGCTTCCACGCGACCGACGAGGCGCTTCGTCCGATGGGACGCGCGACCGAGGGTGTTCGGGGCATGAAGTTCAAGGATGACGAGGACTGCCTGCTCTCGGCATCCATCGTCTCCGACGACTCCTTCGTGTTCACCGTCACCGACGGCGGGTACGCGAAGCGCACCGACGCCTCCGAGTACAAGGTGCAGAAGCGCGGTGGAACGGGCATCAAGGTCGCCAAGCTGAGCGACGAGCGAGGCGTCCTCGCGGGCGGTCTCATCGTCTCGGAGGACGACGAGGTCTTGGTGGTTCTGTCCAGCGGCAAGGTGGTACGCTCTGCCGTGGCCGAGGTGCCGGCGAAGGGCCGAGACACGATGGGAGTCGTGTTCGCCCGTATGTCCGGCGATGACCGCATCCTCGCCGTCGCACGCAACAGCGAGCGCGGCATCGACGAGGAGGACGAGTCGGAGGCTGAGACCTCGGATCCCCAGAACCCCACCGCGCAGCCCCCCGCCGCGGAGATCCCCGAAGCCTGA
- the recF gene encoding DNA replication/repair protein RecF (All proteins in this family for which functions are known are DNA-binding proteins that assist the filamentation of RecA onto DNA for the initiation of recombination or recombinational repair.): MIVEHLNLVDFRNYATADLTLHRGPNVLVGSNGQGKTNLAEAIVFLATLGSHRVSSDAPMVKDSHDFAVIRARLAHGERKVLVEVQLNRQGSNKARINGSPSKTNELPRYAHVVLFAPEDLQIVRGDPSSRRRFADQMLIQRTPRMAGVIADYERVLKQRTALLKSARARGVRGEGLSTLDVWDDKLIALGSEIIHARLRLAADLQGPVADAYAAIAGADHRPELEWALSVRGGDPEEDDSDETDETPDARGEIADQFRSALQAKRAKEIERGLTLVGPHRDDLMLRVRGLPVKGYASHGESWSVALALRLASAELLRAESPAGDPVLILDDVFAELDADRRQRLAALTAGYEQVIVTAAVEADIPEPLHRHVVRISAGTISDDRESEGDPDA, encoded by the coding sequence GTGATTGTGGAGCACCTGAACCTGGTCGATTTCCGCAATTATGCGACGGCCGATCTGACTCTCCACCGAGGCCCGAACGTGCTGGTCGGCAGCAACGGACAGGGCAAGACGAATCTCGCTGAGGCGATCGTCTTCCTCGCGACTCTCGGGTCTCACCGGGTCTCGTCGGACGCGCCGATGGTCAAGGACTCCCACGACTTCGCCGTCATCCGCGCCCGTCTGGCGCACGGAGAGCGCAAGGTGCTCGTCGAGGTGCAGCTGAACCGCCAGGGCTCGAACAAGGCGCGGATCAACGGATCGCCGTCGAAGACCAACGAGCTCCCGCGCTATGCGCACGTCGTGCTGTTCGCGCCTGAGGACCTGCAGATCGTACGGGGTGACCCTTCTTCCCGGAGAAGATTCGCTGATCAGATGCTGATTCAGCGCACACCCCGGATGGCAGGCGTCATCGCCGATTACGAACGTGTGCTCAAGCAGCGCACCGCGCTGCTCAAGTCGGCGCGCGCCCGCGGGGTGCGCGGAGAGGGCCTGTCGACCCTGGATGTCTGGGATGACAAGCTCATCGCCCTCGGTTCCGAGATCATCCACGCCCGGCTGCGTCTCGCTGCCGATCTGCAGGGACCGGTCGCCGATGCCTATGCCGCCATCGCCGGAGCCGACCATCGCCCGGAGCTCGAGTGGGCGCTGTCGGTGCGCGGCGGCGACCCGGAGGAGGACGATTCCGACGAGACGGACGAGACCCCGGACGCCAGGGGCGAGATCGCCGATCAGTTCCGCTCGGCGCTGCAGGCCAAGCGCGCGAAGGAGATCGAACGGGGCCTCACCCTCGTGGGTCCGCACCGCGACGACCTGATGCTGCGGGTGCGGGGCCTTCCGGTGAAGGGGTACGCGTCTCATGGCGAGTCATGGTCGGTCGCGCTCGCTCTGAGACTGGCGTCAGCCGAGCTGCTGCGCGCGGAGTCACCTGCCGGCGATCCGGTGCTCATCCTCGACGACGTCTTCGCCGAGCTCGACGCCGACCGCCGGCAGCGCCTCGCCGCGCTGACGGCGGGGTACGAGCAGGTCATCGTCACGGCGGCTGTCGAAGCCGACATCCCCGAGCCGCTGCATCGACACGTGGTGCGGATCAGCGCGGGCACCATCAGCGACGACCGCGAGTCGGAGGGGGATCCGGATGCCTGA
- a CDS encoding sensor histidine kinase, translated as MTTNPTPPNPPAPPAPPTARPSQADRPAPSALGQAQSEASAPTRPMRDAAQPPLRIVLTVLELAALGAVGSAALAALSATLGVGLALLFVFGIGLFVLVGLVYGLYGVAWFEVRRVGSLYGVEVPDLQWRERTHPGFGGWLRNLGRQSVDGRMWRTMLNFVLACIAGTLVLRLFWGVIWSAFFSFAPLSSEGSVEGPFGSYLAVEWAPLVGILGVIAGIAGIIGLALLHRVLSRALVIPSREAELTAQVRTTSAQRAGAVRAAELERTRIERDLHDGVQPRLVSVGMTLGLAKQKIDADPAAAKALIDEAHTSTKAAITELRQLARGIHTSVLDDRGLDAALSALAGRSHIPVLLDVRIDPAVTGANAACRDAEAAVYFAIAESLTNAAKHSRASECRVVVRSRDGGLWARVEDNGMGGAQVQPGGGLDGITNRVLAAGGTFRLDSPAGGPTSLEVTVPCAS; from the coding sequence ATGACCACGAATCCGACCCCGCCGAACCCGCCGGCCCCGCCGGCCCCGCCGACCGCTCGTCCGTCTCAGGCCGACAGGCCGGCTCCGTCCGCCCTCGGTCAGGCTCAGAGCGAGGCGTCCGCGCCGACTCGTCCGATGAGGGACGCCGCACAGCCGCCGCTGCGCATCGTCCTGACCGTCCTCGAGCTCGCCGCTCTCGGTGCCGTCGGTTCGGCGGCGCTCGCCGCACTGAGCGCGACGCTCGGTGTCGGGCTCGCGCTGCTGTTCGTCTTCGGCATCGGCCTGTTCGTCCTGGTCGGCCTCGTGTACGGGCTCTACGGCGTCGCCTGGTTCGAGGTGAGACGCGTCGGCAGCCTGTACGGCGTCGAGGTCCCCGATCTGCAGTGGCGCGAGCGCACGCATCCCGGATTCGGCGGATGGCTTCGCAACCTGGGCCGGCAGTCGGTCGACGGGCGCATGTGGCGCACCATGCTCAACTTCGTGCTCGCCTGCATCGCGGGCACGCTCGTATTGCGCCTGTTCTGGGGTGTCATCTGGTCTGCCTTCTTCTCGTTCGCCCCGCTCTCGTCCGAGGGCAGCGTCGAGGGGCCGTTCGGCAGCTACCTGGCTGTCGAGTGGGCGCCCCTGGTCGGCATCCTCGGGGTGATCGCCGGCATCGCGGGGATCATCGGCCTCGCGCTGCTGCACCGCGTGCTCAGCCGCGCCCTCGTCATCCCCAGCCGCGAGGCGGAGCTCACCGCCCAGGTGCGCACCACGTCGGCGCAGCGCGCCGGAGCCGTGCGCGCCGCCGAGCTCGAGCGCACTCGCATCGAGCGCGATCTGCACGACGGCGTCCAGCCCCGGCTGGTCTCGGTGGGCATGACCCTCGGCCTCGCGAAGCAGAAGATCGATGCCGACCCGGCAGCCGCGAAGGCGCTGATCGATGAGGCGCACACGTCGACCAAGGCGGCGATCACCGAGCTCAGGCAGCTCGCCCGCGGCATCCACACCTCCGTACTCGACGATCGAGGGCTCGACGCCGCGCTGTCGGCGCTCGCCGGCCGCTCGCACATCCCCGTGCTGCTCGACGTGCGAATCGACCCGGCTGTCACAGGGGCGAACGCCGCGTGCCGAGACGCCGAGGCCGCCGTCTACTTCGCGATCGCCGAGTCGCTGACCAACGCCGCCAAGCACTCCCGCGCGAGCGAATGTCGCGTGGTCGTGCGCAGCCGTGACGGCGGACTGTGGGCGCGGGTGGAGGACAACGGAATGGGCGGGGCTCAGGTGCAGCCGGGTGGCGGACTCGATGGCATCACCAACCGGGTGCTCGCCGCAGGCGGCACCTTCCGCCTCGACAGCCCCGCCGGCGGTCCGACCAGCCTGGAGGTGACGGTGCCATGCGCATCCTGA
- the gyrB gene encoding DNA topoisomerase (ATP-hydrolyzing) subunit B, with amino-acid sequence MTPEDNADDASTSSATENSSSKVSGDYGADQIQILEGLEAVRKRPGMYIGSTGPRGLHHLVYEIVDNSVDEALAGHADNIEVTILEDGAVRVVDNGRGIPVDPHSSDPNKSTVEVVLTILHAGGKFGGGAYAVSGGLHGVGSSVVNALSTRFEVEVKQKGFVWRHSFADGGTPQQKLEKGEATTETGTSITFWPDAEIFTETVDFDYDTLRTRFQQMAFLNKGLRIALRDERPASAVEDEVDGTVVSHQPSEVFLYERGLVDYVEYLNKVRKAEVVNDEIIAFESEDTERKISLELAMQWTTSYTENVFTYANTINTHEGGTHEEGFRAALTSLVNRYARANNLLKEKDDNLSGDDVREGLTAVISIKLGEPQFEGQTKTKLGNTEAKAFTQKIVNDQLGDWFDRNPQQAKNVIRKAIDAATARIAARKARETARRKSVFESAAMPDKLKDCTSKDPSISEIFLVEGDSAGGSAVQGRDPHTQAILALRGKILNVERARLDKALGNKEVQAMIQAFGTGIGEDFDIEKARYHKIVLMADADVDGQHITTLLLTLLFRYMRGLIEAGFVYLAMPPLYRLKWSNSPHEYVYSDAERDALLAHGAENGKRLPKDAGVQRYKGLGEMNAKELWETTMDHTTRTLRQITIDDAAAADEIFSVLMGEDVESRRTFIQRNAKDVRFLDI; translated from the coding sequence ATGACGCCTGAAGACAACGCCGACGACGCTTCGACAAGCTCAGCGACCGAGAACAGCTCCTCGAAGGTCTCCGGCGACTACGGTGCCGACCAGATCCAGATCCTCGAGGGCCTCGAGGCCGTCCGCAAGCGACCCGGCATGTACATCGGGTCCACCGGACCGCGCGGTCTGCATCACCTCGTGTACGAGATCGTCGACAACTCCGTCGACGAGGCGCTCGCCGGCCACGCCGACAACATCGAGGTCACCATCCTCGAGGACGGTGCGGTGCGCGTCGTCGACAACGGCCGCGGCATCCCGGTCGATCCGCACTCCTCCGACCCGAACAAGTCGACCGTCGAGGTGGTGCTGACCATCCTGCACGCCGGCGGCAAGTTCGGCGGTGGCGCTTATGCCGTCTCGGGCGGTCTGCACGGCGTCGGATCGTCGGTGGTCAACGCCCTCTCGACGCGCTTCGAGGTCGAGGTCAAGCAGAAGGGCTTCGTCTGGCGGCACAGCTTCGCCGACGGCGGCACCCCTCAGCAGAAGCTCGAGAAGGGCGAGGCGACCACCGAGACCGGGACGAGCATCACGTTCTGGCCGGATGCCGAGATCTTCACCGAGACGGTCGACTTCGACTACGACACGCTGCGCACCCGCTTCCAGCAGATGGCCTTCCTGAACAAGGGGCTGCGGATCGCCCTGCGCGATGAGCGTCCGGCATCCGCCGTGGAGGACGAGGTCGACGGAACCGTCGTCTCGCACCAGCCCTCCGAGGTGTTCCTCTACGAGCGCGGCCTGGTCGACTACGTCGAGTACCTCAACAAGGTGCGCAAGGCCGAGGTCGTCAACGACGAGATCATCGCATTCGAGTCGGAGGACACCGAGCGCAAGATCTCCCTCGAGCTCGCGATGCAGTGGACGACGTCGTACACCGAGAACGTGTTCACCTATGCGAACACGATCAACACGCACGAGGGCGGCACCCATGAAGAGGGCTTCCGGGCCGCGCTGACCAGCCTGGTCAACCGCTACGCCCGCGCGAACAACCTGCTCAAGGAGAAGGACGACAACCTCTCCGGCGACGATGTGCGCGAGGGCCTCACCGCGGTCATCTCGATCAAGCTGGGCGAGCCGCAGTTCGAGGGTCAGACGAAGACCAAGCTCGGCAACACCGAGGCGAAGGCGTTCACGCAGAAGATCGTGAACGACCAGCTCGGCGACTGGTTCGACCGCAACCCGCAGCAAGCGAAGAACGTCATCCGCAAGGCGATCGACGCCGCGACCGCCCGCATCGCAGCCCGCAAGGCACGCGAGACCGCCCGCCGCAAGAGCGTCTTCGAGTCCGCGGCCATGCCGGACAAGCTGAAGGACTGCACCAGCAAGGATCCGTCGATCAGCGAGATCTTCCTCGTCGAGGGCGATTCGGCCGGCGGCTCGGCCGTGCAGGGCCGCGACCCGCACACGCAGGCGATCCTCGCGCTGCGCGGCAAGATCCTGAACGTCGAGCGGGCGCGTCTCGATAAGGCGCTGGGCAACAAGGAGGTCCAGGCGATGATCCAGGCCTTCGGCACGGGCATCGGCGAGGACTTCGACATCGAGAAGGCCCGGTACCACAAGATCGTGCTGATGGCGGATGCCGATGTCGACGGCCAGCACATCACGACCCTGCTGCTCACGCTGCTGTTCCGCTACATGCGCGGGCTCATCGAGGCCGGTTTCGTGTACCTCGCGATGCCGCCGCTGTACCGCCTGAAGTGGTCGAACTCGCCGCACGAGTACGTCTACTCCGACGCCGAGCGCGATGCCCTGCTCGCGCACGGCGCCGAGAACGGCAAGCGTCTGCCGAAGGATGCCGGCGTTCAGCGCTACAAGGGTCTGGGCGAGATGAACGCCAAGGAGCTGTGGGAGACCACCATGGATCACACCACGCGCACCCTTCGCCAGATCACCATCGACGACGCCGCAGCGGCGGACGAGATCTTCAGCGTGCTGATGGGCGAGGACGTCGAGTCCCGGCGAACGTTCATCCAGCGCAACGCCAAGGACGTCCGCTTCCTCGACATCTAG
- a CDS encoding DUF3566 domain-containing protein, which produces MSTVADKLAKKSTRKTGGKQVRLRLVYVDFWSAVKLSFLGAVALAIVTMVSFFLVFMVLQATNVIGQTGEFLDTLTDGAVDLQSLIGLPQVMAFGAVVSILNLIVFTVLGAVIAGIYNLAVKVTGGLLVGFMSN; this is translated from the coding sequence ATGAGCACAGTCGCTGACAAGCTGGCGAAGAAGTCCACGCGCAAGACCGGCGGCAAGCAGGTGCGCCTGCGCCTGGTCTACGTCGACTTCTGGTCGGCCGTGAAGCTGTCGTTCCTCGGAGCGGTGGCGCTGGCGATCGTGACCATGGTCTCGTTCTTCCTCGTCTTCATGGTGCTGCAGGCGACCAATGTCATCGGCCAGACCGGTGAGTTCCTCGACACGCTGACTGACGGCGCCGTCGACCTCCAGAGCCTCATCGGGCTGCCGCAGGTCATGGCGTTCGGCGCGGTCGTGTCGATCCTGAACCTCATCGTCTTCACCGTGCTCGGCGCGGTCATCGCGGGCATCTACAACCTGGCCGTGAAGGTGACGGGCGGACTGCTCGTCGGGTTCATGTCGAACTAG